Below is a window of Leishmania major strain Friedlin complete genome, chromosome 29 DNA.
GAGTCACGCGCAGGTGAGGGTGTGAGGCGTGGCGCGCTTGCGGGGGGCCTTGACGGCAACAAGGTGTTGGTGAAGAGGAAAGGAGcaaagacgcacacgccaacGACTCGCCGACTGCGAAGGCAAGCAATGCCGAGCAACTAGCACACCAGCTCCGATGCCCCACTCGTACACGGAGCGAAAGGCCCCCAGAAGAAGAcgcgcgtgtgggtgcgtgtatGCGAGCGCATCCGAGGAGCGTGCACGCaggggaaggaaaggggaagggggggggagagacaCCGGAGCCGccagaaagaaaaaaatgaAGGAGAAGGCCTGCAACGATGGAAGGAGGGACAAGGTTGCGTCAGTTGTATCTCCCAAGGCATGTCCGCCGGAGATGCCATCTCCGTGCAGAGCACCGCCCGCGTGGATTCGCCACGGCTCCCGAGACGGGCGTGCGACCGCAGTTCCCGACGCAACCCTGCTACGCACGCCGGCCACCAAGCACACCCGGCACGGTGCGGGCAGAGCTTGCAGTAGAGGAGGTGAAGACGACGCCGTGGCATGTATAAAGTGGGAGAGCGCCAGGGCGGCAACGATCAGGCACACAGGCGACGCCCACCGATCCCCTGTAGATCTCGCGCACCTCGACTCCTTTAGCGGGCGCGGGCTTCGCTTATGTTTGCGTGCGCGCCGATGTGAGTgtgagaaagagaaacgCAGCCCCGCTGTGAGGTGCAAGTTCGCCGGCACGCAGGGAGCactggagagggagggggagggggagggggagcaaACATCGACACGGCCGACACTTGCGCAAAATGCCCTGGAGAGCACGACCCTCGTCATGATCGCGGAGTGCGTCCGAATGGgtctgccgtcgctgcagccgcagcttTCCTTTGTCTCTGCACGTCACCAAGAGGGCGTCCAAGCGGGCGGGCGTGGACACGACGAGACGCACCGGTCTTCAGCTGCTCTATGGTGAGACTTGCAGCTGGGAGAGGGCGGAACCAGCCCAGCTTGCGATACGCTGGAGCCAGCACGTAGGCGAAGAAGGGGTAACGCGCATAGACGGACAAGTCGTACACCACCAGTGCGAAGAATAGCTGCCCTGCCAACACAACAGCCCAGTTCGAGAAGGACCACATCCGCACGTAGTGGTCGTAGGGTACTAAGCCAGTGGGCACGAGGAGGTAGTACGTTGGCTGCAGGTAGCCCGCGACCAGCAGTGCAAGGAACGGGACGAAGACAAAGCATGTAATGCCATTCTTGACGTGGCGGAAGGACGGATGGAGCTCCTTCGTGACGGGGCCGTCGACCTCGATAGCCAAGTAGTCAATCGGGCGACGTCGGGTCATGAAGCGCATGAGGGCGTTGTCTTTGCGCTCGAGGTGCCGCATCTcgctgcgcgtctgcgccagcacctccgACCCGAGTTTGGTCTGGCTGAGCTTGCGAAACACAAGCCGCTGAGATGAGAGGCGGAACATTGCCACGCTGCACGTGTGCTCGCTTCCACAAAGATCGCCTTTTCTTTCCTTATGTTCGGCGGTGCTCGTGTGGCTGAGCGCAAAGGAGGGCTGAtagaagagagaagacgacGTCGTCGCACGTGCGTTGGCGGAGGCCTTTGGCCGCTCGAAACGCCGTCGTCGActtgcctgcctgcctgtgcgcgcgaggagcggaggaaggagagagagagagagagcagagcTGATCGTGCACGTTCGGAGCACGGGCAACGAAAAGCTAAAGCCAAGCGGCCAACTCGACAGCACATGCATGAAGAGTTCCACAGAGGGTGAGAAACTGAAGGCACCCATACGACAACGATCTACAGCAACACTAGACGCGGCTGAAGCTCCCAGGCtgtggaggagaggtggaggcagagcgtgcaggagctgcagtcCGGCCAGCCTGAGTGCcgagcacgcacgcacacacttccATGCAGCTGAGCAGTTACGCAGATGCGCACGTCCTGCTGAAGGTCATATGACGGAGGCAGGAGGCGGAAcgtgggaaggggggaggtgggcTGATTGGTTTTAGAGCGAGGCCGACAATcgaacagagagagagagcgggggagggacaTGGGGAGAAGACAAGCTGCGTTCCACCGAGGAAAGTCACGAGGGTCGGCAGTacagaagggggagggatggaCAACAGAGAGATAGAGGAACGGCGGAAGCGGAAGCAGtaggcgggggtggggtggaaGGAAGGTGCCCGGTGCCCACCTTTCTCTCGGCTTCTCGCgttgcctcctcctcctcctcctcgcggcgGGATCGCACCGCCTTCTTTGCCCTTCTGTGTAACGCGACATCcacgctggcgcacgcacacacgaccTCGCGTGCAactttgcccccccccctccctctctctttcctccaCACGCTACCGTGTCGCTTCATCAATGGTCCTCCTTCCGATTTTGACGCTTGTGGTAGGCGCGCGAGTCCCGTACGCCCGGgaacacgcacagagagacaaGCACAGGATCGCATACACTTACACGAATGAAAAACGCTTAGACAAACGGTGAgggaacagcagcaggacTGGGAAAGGCGACGacacacagcagcgagcgcacatccgcggcggagatgcgtgcacgcgccTCGTCCCCTCACAGCGACACACGtccggcacagcagcagagatGTACACAAGAGATAGCGAGAACGATATGCGAGAAACACATGCTGACCACACCAGCACCCTGcagagacggaggcggtgcgatGCCGGCCCCCGAAAGCGTGCGCGAGTTTGGCGAGacgctcctcttcctctccctctcgcgcTGTCTCCTCGCGCTACTTTCGCCCCTTTTTCTTCCTGTTGGcgttgctcttcttcttctcggCACGCTTCTCTCGGTTGGCCTCCTTCACGGCCTTCCGATGCTCCTTGCGCTCCTCCTTGGTCATATTCGCCAACACCGCCTGCGGagccgccttcgccttcaTCGGTGAGTTGGCATCGCCCGTCTCGGagtcctcgtcgtcgcaATCCTCATCGTCTtcaccgtcggcgccgctgtggtcCTCGgtctgcgcagctgcaggagcggccGTCATGCCCTCAACAAACACGGCAACCTCCTTGTTCGGTCCAGCACGGTCGCATATCTCGTTGAGGGAGCGCGGCACTGTGATATTTAGGAAAACCTGCTCATCCACTTTCGCCTGCTCCGCATCGATTGGCACGGCACCGCCTTCCCCGTAGCCGTCGCGGACCTCCTTCAGTCGTGCCATGAGCTCCTCGTCGTTCGGCGGGCcctggcagcgctgccatcCAGACTTCGCCGGATCCGCCGTAATGAAATGAAAAAGGTCCTGCAGCCTGAACAGCCTCGTCAGTCCCCGCGAGCGGAAGAAGCTGTTCACGTTGACGATGTCGCGCCGCAAGAAGCTCATGAAGCGCGGGTGGTCATACTCGACCGACTGCGATACGTCAATCACcacgacgcggccgcggtaCAGCAGCAGGTTGTACTCGGAGAGATCACCGTGGACAAGATGACAGCGCGCGTACATCTTGCGCATTGTGCAGCACAGGTCCAGGTAGCACGTGTCTAGCGCCTTAGCGGAGGGGAATGTCACCTCCttcagccgcggcgcaggcCATCCGTCCTCGCCGAGGAACTCCATGATCAGCACGTGCTGCCGGAGCAGCTTCACTGCCGGTGCAAGGACACCGCCGTCTTGCAGACGGATGAGGTTGCGTGCCTCCTTCTCGGCCCACGTGCACACCATCTTGCGCGGGTTGCTCTTGCAGTAACGCTGAAAGCGGAACTCGCCTGAAACATACTGGTCGCGGTCTTTGAAGGAGAGAATCGACGTCTTGTATACCTTCAAGGCGGCTGGACTGCCGTCACCGCTCACGGCGTAGTACACGTTCGCCTCCTTGCCAGTGGAAACGCATCCGTTGATCTCGCTTAGAATGCCAGAGTTGACGAGTTTGTATAAGATGAGGCGGGTGCGGGGGTCCAGCACATTTTCCACCGTGGCGCGCTCGGAGCGGTCGACGTTCTTCGACGCGGCATTCTGAGCGAAGCGACTAGACATGGTCATATCCCGCAGCTCATTCAGGACGCGTTGGTTAGACTGCGCGCCACCGctcgcgccgccaccgctgctgtgtcCGTCGTAGTAGTCATCAATGTGTATTCTGCTGAGCACCTTCGAATCTGCATTCTTGTGCTGGGCGGGCTGGAACTTGGCAAGCGACGTCGCGGCACCTTGCGCGTtcgtgccggtgccggcggagCCTTCACCCGGCACCACGCCAGAGACCCCTTCAGCTTTTGCCTCGGGTGCGTCGAAGTACGCGTCGTAGTCGTCGTCATCCTCCTCAGAGGACACAATATCGGCAAGTGTACTGCCTGGCACCATGTACTGGAGAAGCTCAGCATCCTTGGCGAAGCGCATTGTCTTACGTGTCAGTGAGGGACCGCAGGGGCAACAGAAGATTAAGGCAGGGCGAAACGccgaaggagagaagggggaaagaCCCTTGCGTCGCGCAGTCGAGTAACAGAAGAcgctgggggggggggatggcACCAAGACACAGCCGCGCACGTGTTGGGAGAAGCGCGCACGTCGATGCAGCGCTcgtggagaaggaagaggggagggcgagggacTCCGAGACAAGGGGGaggacagcagcagaggTGTGTAGGACTAGTtcagaagaagagagggcgCGCGTGATCGCGCTGATGGCGGGCGCGGCGACCGCGCACATGCGTGCGTCGGTGTGCATCTTTGTCTGCCACTGTTCTGAACAACTGGCAGCCTCGTGTAGAGCTTGGACACAGCCGGAAAACGTACTCTGCACGTCCTTCGCGTGTCACATTCGGGTACACATCAACGGTGCGCTAAGATGAACAGAGAACACCCCTCGGTGAAACTGGATTGCACCACAGTGGCACCAGCCTCTTGTCCTTTTCCTTGCCCCCTTTCTCGCCTAACGTCATCAGCCCCACAAGTTTCGCGGGCCCCGCAGTGACGGAGAGCTCTCTGGCGGCGTTCGCCACACTTTTTACCGCTTGAGACGGCCCTGCCGCCTCGATCTGGACGATCCGCACGTCGACTGTTCACGTTCGGGTAGGGGCAAAAGACGCGTAGAATGGGGTGCCCAGCACCTAAGCCTATAGCCACCTGCCTAATTCCACACCTCACACTCGAACCCGTCGGTAGGGCATCGGAGCTGCAAGATCCGGTCGGTGTCCGTCTTCAAACAGAAAAACGGTCGCAACTCCACTGGGATAGGCACCTAGAAACGAGAAGCCTGTAAGGTCcgtgcccccccctcgccctgATCCCATGCGGAGCACGTTCCCATGAGGTGGTGTTTAGATCGAGTCCGGCTCCGCAGCCCTGAGACGCCATCCACTTCTTCGTCGGGCCAGAGAATGAGCTGCCTTGGTAGACATCCAGGTTTCTCATCGAGCACCTTGAAGGCGGAGCCCGCCACTTTGAGTTCTGCTGTCGAAGGCTCCGAGACCTCCGCAGCCGTTAACGTGGCGACGTCTGCAGCAGAAAGGGCCGCGGGGGCATTCGCCGGCGAGGCTCCGAAGTGCCTGCAagcatttttttttgttttcggcTTTGCCAGTTCCATTGCTGCCCGTGCACGCAACAGGTTTGATGCAGGCTTCTTGTGTCCCCGGCGACTGTAGGGGCTCACGCCTCATCCATGAAAGAGGGCGGGTCAACGATCCGACCCCGAGGTGACGcgccacctgcagctgctccccgGCGTATCGCTCTGCCCGATCCCTCAGGCAGCGTAACGTTAGGAGCGTGCTTTTCGAGCAGTGGCACGATCGAAAGAAGGGGTCTGGATTTCGGGAGGATCTGCAGTGCATGCGTGACCGCCCCCTTCACTTGATCTTGTGCGCTGAGTCGTCGCATGGGAGAGGGAGCACCCAGATCCttgctgctggcgacggaAAGATGGACTCGTCCCGCCTCTTTTCCCGTATCACTTCTGCGGTCCACGCCGGCCAGTGCTGCCACACCGTCGCCATGCACGATGCTGAAGAAGTCTGGATAGAATGGCTGCGCTCCGACTcggcttcgcctccgccccaGGGTAAGGCGCTACTTTGGCGCTGGAGACGCTGAGGAAGCTCTACGAGGTCAGACGGCAGACTTCGTCCCCGGCTGCTGGCCGCCTTCCCAGGCGAGGAGCCGGGGATGATTCACCAAAGGTGCAACGTAGCGAGAAAAAGGGTAGCAAGTCGGACTGCGTCATCGGCCGCGCTGGGCGCAGCCGGAAGAGAGCCTCTTCGGGCCCATAATGTCATTTTGAGGAGCGTCCATCGGCGATgaggcccccctccccctcagtTGGCGAAACACATGGATCCAACGGCGCGCATAAAtttatatgtgtgtgtgtgtgtgtgtgtgtgtgtgccataCTGCACGTAGGCCAACGAGAACGAGCCGAACTGACTCCCTGAAGCCCCcaaaacacgcacgcgcgcgcacacacacacacagacagacagagatCAAGAGAGCAACGCTCCTTCGCTGGTGTTTGAAGGCGCTGCGTTTTCGATGATACAGAGAATGGAGGGAGGCGCCCCTCTGcaaaggcagagagagagagcgagcgcgGGGTGTTCTCTCCGTACTGCGTTGTACGCTTCGCCTCAGCGGGGAGGAAGCATGGGAGGGAAGAAAGCTGACAGCAGACAACACGAGCGTTCGACAAGCACCGAGCTGATACACACCGAGTCAcgacatgcgcgcgcacagacgccCACTCCACtatgccggtcgccaccggGTGCATCTCCGCCGGGGTGGCGCTCCAGCGCCCCACACCAGCCGTCGGCCCTGCGAGGGGCCGGGTGGGACacacgctcgagtcacgcgggCACTCTGCCTATCAGGTGGGTGGCACAGACCTGTTCACAGCCGCGGGGCGCTCCGACGCCACCCCACCCAGGACCgggccgccgacatcagcagcgatccATCACTCTGTCCTACACCGTGTCGTGGGTGCctggccctgtcaccaccagaagtggtTCGGCCTTGGCAGCgatggagaggggggggacaggggagggggtgcccCGGCCTCCCCGCAGGCAGAGTGGGAGGTGCACTGGGCCCTGCGATACCGCGCGCGGAGGCGTCCTCCATGATCATGGAAAAGAAGCCTTGACATACAACGAAGACAAATGCCTGCTTACACAGATGCGAAAGGGACTTccgggagagagagggatgcGCATCTTCACTGAAAGACGCGAAGCAGATGAAGGGATAGCGTAACAGTGTGGCTGCTAccgagaagaggaggacagagaggcagaggggcGGGGAAGTGTGCACGAGGGTGCCGCGATggacagaggaagagagggagaggagggaagaagggggGAACGAATTTGTAGTGAACAGTGGGGATGAAACACCCGGGTGCCTCCTCGCGCCGTGTCTCCTTAACaggtacacacgcacagacagtCGCTCATTGTCGCACCTGCCCCTCTTCCAGCATGATCTCTGCGATCACCACTCCGCTCCGCGAGGTTGCCTCGCAGATCTCTCTGTCAACATCTCTCCCAAGGCTCACCGACCAAGCAGAATAGGGTGGAGGGGATGGCAgcaggcacgcacaagcaAGCAGGCAGGAGGTGTTccacgcggcagcagaggtCATGCAGCCCTCTTTCCCAcgcttctcttctctgcctttGTCTGTCCGCCCTTATACTTTCGTTTCCTGTGTTGCGTATCGCTGACGAGCCAGCACACCGCGCGGCCTTCTCCAGCGTGTatgttctctctctcccccctcggCACATCGGTTCGCTCTTCCTGCCACATGGAAGCAGCGAagagagcaggaggcggagcagggagagggggtacggtcagcagcagcagcaacatgAACGATGCCACTGAAAGTAaaacggggggggggggggggggggtagatGGTATGGCTTGTCCACGCACTTTTTCGCCCACACCCGCCTTCTTCGTTCTACGCATACTGCACAGCGTGCTGTGGAGCCTTCTGAAGGGACTCCTCcctgacacacacacacacacacacacacacacttggTGCGCGTGCCTTCGAGTAGACCTTCTCTTAGCCCCTAGATGAGCAACGGAAGCAGCACGCGCTCCCCCTTCAATGACCTGTCATCTCTTGGAGAGACCCTCGACATGATAAGGGCACCtgggaagaagagcagcccatgagagagagaaagagaaaaagcATTACGGTGTCCAGGCGTGCGTAGCAGAGCTGCGGAAGCGGCCAGGCGATAACGGCTGCAAAGTGCGGCAGAGGTGTGCTCCGCAccgagaagaggagaaagaTATCAACGTCTTTGCCTTCCTCTGAAGAATGCAGGGAGAAGAGTCCCAAGAAAGATACGattggggaggggaggggagggggggggcgcaggAGAAAATAAGAAGGGGGAGCGGAAGGGGCAGAGCTGCAGctaaggggggggggttcaacggctgcagcgctgttTAAACAGAAAAAGACGCATGCACTGCACACCTCAGGCAAGCAAACATACGTAcgcacaacaaaaaaaaaatcacAATATGCCACAAGCGGAAGCGCCGCAAAGCAGAAGGGGCCGCACGCctacacaggcacacaggcTCATGCACACAAACATGATCGTGGGGGAAGCATGAGAAAAGGGCACAAGAACACAGCCACGGCGAGTAAATGAGGGGAGTGAGGCGTAAGGGCTGGGTGCATGGgtaagggggagggggccaacagctccttccctcccctttACTCGCCTTGTACGCCGATGCACGCACGACACGCACAACAATATGAAAGAGGAATGGGGGGAGCAGCGTCACGCTCCTGATGCCTCGCAGCACCCACACACGTCCTTTTTCCTGCTTTGCCtggcgctctccctctcgttgCGTTCCTTACGTGCGCCCGTCACTTGAGAACATAGCGACCGTCGAAACGGGACCGATGCCCTTTTCAGGTTCTGCGAGCACGCGACACTGTACTACTTGTTAttcgcgcgcatgcacaaACATGCATGTATATAGATAGAGATGCacgcgtgggtgtgtgcgtatcgccaggggggaggaggaagagagggctCACCAGCACGCACAGCAAAACACGCGTGACCCCTCGGCCCCGTGGCTCTCCTTGCCACTTTGAAGCGGAGGgagcgaggggagagggaaggaggggtgtGATGAGAGACGGAGGCAGCACAATGAAGAAGGCATCGAAGGGACAGCGCCTTGTGTTCCtgtctcccccttcccttccgtTTTTTTGATTGCTCTGCATTCCATGTTCTCCCACAACCCGTCGTTGGGCCTAGCGTACGCTCGCACGTGCTGTCCTGAGCGTCAtcccagcggcggcgcagtcgTATTGGCCTTAACATCATTAGCGTGGTCAACAGGGGACACATCCCTCGAACGTTCAGAtttgcgtgcgcgtgcgtagCAGTGCCATCACCCCAGTGTTTGGCAAAGGACGCGAAGAAGGGGATGGTGCATCCAGCAGCCATGCACGTGAAGTGGAGCGGGTagtgggagagagaaaaagggggaaggcgGACGCGTGGGTGGAGCGTCGGCGGAGTGCGTCAGCTGCTTCAGCCCGCCCTATTGCGACTTTAGGTCGTCCGCGCGGTAGGCATACGTCTGTTGGAAGCGCTTCAGCAGCCAGTCGGCAGCCTTCACATCTGGAAACTTCGAGGGGTTTGCATCGTCGAAACAGTTCGGCAGGCACGAAATCGTCGTCTCAGGGTTCGGCTCGCAGAAGAACGGCATCGAGATGCGCTCCACACCTTGGTTTATCACACGGTGCAGTGTGCTCTTGTACCGCCCGTTGCTCCACATCGCCATCATATCACCAATGTTCACAACGTAGCTATCCTCGAGTGATGGCGCGTCCATCCACTCGCCCTGCAGGTTCTGCACCTGAAGGCCGCCGACCTTGTCCTGGTACAGCAGCGTCACGATGCCGTAGTCCGTGTGCGCACCGCACACAACGCGGCCCTTCTCGTCCGGCAGTGCGGGGTAGTGGATCATGCGGAACACACTCAGCGGCTCGTGAAACTTCGACACGAAGAAGTTCTCGTCGATGTCGAGTGCGAGTGCCAGCGCACGCAGTAGCAGCAGAGCCAAGCCCTGCATATCGCTGTAGTGCTGCTCCATCAGCTCCGTCCAGCCCTCGATCCACATGGGATGGTTGTTCGggccgcgcagcggcttGCCGGCAACAACAGAGGG
It encodes the following:
- a CDS encoding conserved hypothetical protein (previous protein_id=AAZ09474.1), yielding MFRLSSQRLVFRKLSQTKLGSEVLAQTRSEMRHLERKDNALMRFMTRRRPIDYLAIEVDGPVTKELHPSFRHVKNGITCFVFVPFLALLVAGYLQPTYYLLVPTGLVPYDHYVRMWSFSNWAVVLAGQLFFALVVYDLSVYARYPFFAYVLAPAYRKLGWFRPLPAASLTIEQLKTGASRRVHARPLGRPLGDVQRQRKAAAAATADPFGRTPRS
- a CDS encoding putative thymine-7-hydroxylase (previous protein_id=AAZ09476.1); this encodes MSLPVIDIAPLYSDNKADLLRVAHAIDEACRTWGFFYITGHHIPKERIEQLTTMASKFFALPQEEKLRINIEKTSNHRGYGMCAAEQLDPSKPGDWKETFDMGFHLPLDHPSVVAGKPLRGPNNHPMWIEGWTELMEQHYSDMQGLALLLLRALALALDIDENFFVSKFHEPLSVFRMIHYPALPDEKGRVVCGAHTDYGIVTLLYQDKVGGLQVQNLQGEWMDAPSLEDSYVVNIGDMMAMWSNGRYKSTLHRVINQGVERISMPFFCEPNPETTISCLPNCFDDANPSKFPDVKAADWLLKRFQQTYAYRADDLKSQ
- a CDS encoding conserved hypothetical protein (previous protein_id=AAZ09475.1), encoding MRFAKDAELLQYMVPGSTLADIVSSEEDDDDYDAYFDAPEAKAEGVSGVVPGEGSAGTGTNAQGAATSLAKFQPAQHKNADSKVLSRIHIDDYYDGHSSGGGASGGAQSNQRVLNELRDMTMSSRFAQNAASKNVDRSERATVENVLDPRTRLILYKLVNSGILSEINGCVSTGKEANVYYAVSGDGSPAALKVYKTSILSFKDRDQYVSGEFRFQRYCKSNPRKMVCTWAEKEARNLIRLQDGGVLAPAVKLLRQHVLIMEFLGEDGWPAPRLKEVTFPSAKALDTCYLDLCCTMRKMYARCHLVHGDLSEYNLLLYRGRVVVIDVSQSVEYDHPRFMSFLRRDIVNVNSFFRSRGLTRLFRLQDLFHFITADPAKSGWQRCQGPPNDEELMARLKEVRDGYGEGGAVPIDAEQAKVDEQVFLNITVPRSLNEICDRAGPNKEVAVFVEGMTAAPAAAQTEDHSGADGEDDEDCDDEDSETGDANSPMKAKAAPQAVLANMTKEERKEHRKAVKEANREKRAEKKKSNANRKKKGRK